A stretch of the Cumulibacter soli genome encodes the following:
- a CDS encoding DNA-directed RNA polymerase subunit alpha — protein MLISQRPTVTEEPIDELRSKFVIEPLEPGFGYTLGNSLRRTLLSSIPGAAITSIKIDGVLHEFQTVPGLKEDVTELILNLKELVVSSEEDEPVTIVLRKQGPGDVTAGDIAAPAGVTVHNPDLKIGTINDKGSLEIELTVERGRGYVPAPQNKQQGQEIGRIPVDSIYSPVLKVSYKVEATRVEQRTDFDRLVVDVETKPSILPRDAIASAGRTLVELFGLFHELNVEAEGIEVGPSPSEVADLASYTMPIEDMDLTVRSFNCLKREGIHTVGELVSRTEADLLDIRNFGQKSIDEVKVKLHGMGLGLKDASPFDPSQIAGLYDDLDTGFSDGSGQGEADYAETEEL, from the coding sequence GTGCTCATTTCGCAGCGTCCTACCGTCACTGAAGAGCCCATCGATGAGCTCCGTTCGAAGTTCGTCATTGAGCCGCTCGAACCCGGATTCGGCTACACCCTCGGTAACTCCCTGCGTCGCACCCTCCTGTCGTCGATTCCCGGTGCTGCGATCACCAGCATCAAGATCGACGGCGTACTCCACGAGTTCCAGACCGTTCCGGGGCTCAAGGAAGACGTCACCGAGCTGATCCTGAACCTGAAGGAACTCGTCGTCTCCTCCGAGGAGGACGAGCCCGTCACGATCGTGCTTCGCAAGCAGGGCCCTGGTGATGTGACCGCCGGCGATATCGCCGCACCGGCCGGCGTCACCGTGCACAATCCTGATCTGAAGATCGGCACGATCAACGATAAGGGCAGCCTCGAGATCGAGCTGACCGTCGAGCGTGGCCGTGGATACGTCCCCGCGCCGCAGAACAAGCAGCAGGGACAAGAGATCGGCCGCATCCCGGTCGACTCGATCTACTCCCCGGTGCTCAAGGTCAGCTACAAGGTCGAGGCCACCCGCGTCGAGCAGCGCACCGACTTCGATCGCCTGGTCGTGGACGTCGAGACCAAGCCGTCGATCCTGCCGCGCGACGCGATCGCGTCGGCCGGTCGTACGCTGGTCGAGCTCTTCGGTCTGTTCCATGAGCTCAACGTCGAGGCCGAAGGCATTGAGGTCGGCCCGTCGCCGTCCGAGGTCGCCGACCTCGCGTCGTACACGATGCCGATAGAGGACATGGACCTCACGGTCCGTTCCTTCAACTGCCTCAAGCGTGAGGGCATCCACACCGTGGGTGAACTCGTCTCGCGCACCGAGGCCGATCTGCTCGACATCCGCAACTTCGGTCAGAAGTCGATCGATGAGGTCAAGGTCAAGCTGCACGGCATGGGACTTGGCCTGAAGGACGCGTCGCCGTTCGATCCGTCGCAGATCGCCGGACTGTACGACGACCTGGACACCGGATTCTCCGATGGCTCCGGCCAGGGTGAAGCCGACTACGCCGAGACTGAAGAGCTCTAG
- a CDS encoding acyl-CoA carboxylase subunit beta, whose protein sequence is METGYNHGIEEIQHRRALAEKMGGEQQVERHHTNGRLTARERIELLADPGTFEETGYLGGEGIYEGDRLAAFTPKGEVTGSCDVDGRLVFLHAGDFTVKGGSGSASSHGALGMESSVVVRAREWRVPFVRLLDGAGGSVRGFLEIGRTYLPDGNSYTVHDVELLQHVPVVSAILGSVAGLPAINGCMCHFNVMVRGTSHLFPGGPPVVKAALGIDVTKEELGGAELHTRISGSVNNIADNEQDAIRQVRRFLSYLPANVDEVPLRGEAREPRGRAASLRELIPENKRQPFNVRRLLEAVVDDESFFEISPDFGRSRVTGLARIDGYPIGIMANNPKFAGGATDVAAGRKAMHLMQLCDQFHLPLVSLADEPGFMVGEDAERTGIERAGADLVWLTCRTRMPWLTIVVRRIFGVGGAVHHRSTGMFRRYAWPTAQWGSMHISGGTDAAFRADIAAASDPEAKRREIESRMEAIASPFRTAEVTRQDIIDPAQTRALLVRFVHEAQRVLATQVGPPTTPFRP, encoded by the coding sequence TTGGAAACCGGCTACAACCACGGTATCGAGGAGATCCAGCACCGTCGTGCGCTCGCTGAGAAGATGGGCGGTGAGCAGCAAGTCGAACGCCACCACACCAATGGCCGTTTGACGGCACGTGAGCGAATCGAATTACTCGCCGACCCGGGCACCTTCGAGGAGACCGGATACCTAGGCGGTGAGGGAATCTACGAAGGCGACCGGCTCGCCGCGTTCACCCCTAAGGGCGAGGTCACCGGGTCTTGCGATGTCGATGGACGGCTGGTATTCCTGCACGCGGGCGATTTCACGGTCAAGGGCGGGTCCGGGTCGGCAAGCAGTCACGGCGCACTCGGCATGGAATCGAGCGTGGTCGTACGGGCGCGAGAGTGGCGGGTGCCGTTTGTGCGATTGCTGGACGGCGCGGGTGGCAGCGTTCGCGGGTTCCTGGAGATAGGGCGAACCTACCTGCCCGACGGAAACTCCTACACGGTCCATGATGTCGAGTTGTTGCAGCATGTCCCCGTTGTGTCAGCGATCCTTGGATCCGTCGCGGGTCTGCCAGCGATCAACGGCTGCATGTGTCACTTCAACGTAATGGTTCGGGGTACGTCGCACTTGTTCCCCGGTGGGCCCCCAGTCGTCAAGGCTGCCCTAGGTATCGATGTGACTAAGGAGGAGCTCGGAGGCGCTGAGTTGCACACCCGAATCAGCGGTTCGGTGAACAACATTGCCGACAACGAGCAGGACGCGATCCGGCAAGTCAGGCGTTTCCTCTCCTACCTTCCCGCCAATGTCGATGAGGTTCCTTTGCGGGGCGAAGCGCGTGAACCTCGAGGCCGCGCAGCATCGCTACGCGAACTCATCCCGGAAAACAAGCGGCAACCCTTCAACGTGCGGCGTCTGCTCGAGGCGGTCGTTGACGATGAATCGTTCTTCGAGATTTCTCCCGATTTCGGGCGTTCGAGAGTTACCGGACTGGCCAGAATCGACGGTTACCCGATCGGGATCATGGCGAATAATCCTAAGTTCGCTGGTGGCGCTACGGATGTGGCCGCAGGCCGCAAGGCGATGCACTTGATGCAACTGTGCGATCAGTTCCACCTTCCGCTGGTGTCGCTTGCGGATGAGCCAGGTTTCATGGTTGGCGAGGATGCCGAGCGAACTGGCATCGAGCGGGCCGGCGCCGACCTGGTCTGGCTGACCTGCCGTACTCGGATGCCCTGGCTGACAATCGTGGTACGCCGCATCTTCGGCGTAGGCGGTGCCGTTCACCATCGGTCCACTGGGATGTTCCGCCGATATGCGTGGCCGACGGCGCAATGGGGATCGATGCACATCTCCGGGGGCACCGACGCGGCTTTCCGGGCCGATATCGCCGCCGCGTCCGACCCCGAGGCGAAGCGCCGCGAGATCGAGTCCCGGATGGAGGCGATCGCGTCACCGTTCCGAACGGCTGAGGTGACGAGGCAGGACATCATCGATCCGGCTCAGACTCGCGCCTTGCTCGTGCGTTTTGTGCACGAGGCCCAGCGGGTGCTCGCGACGCAGGTCGGTCCTCCGACGACACCCTTTCGCCCGTAA
- the deoD gene encoding purine-nucleoside phosphorylase, whose protein sequence is MSLHIGAEPGQIAPYVLMPGDPLRAKWIAETYLEDVDQYSDIRNMLGFTGTYKGIRISSQGSGMGMPSFSIYAHELFADYDVQTVIRVGSAGGLRDEVKIRDVVLAQAACTDSNLNHLRFHGASYAPIADFELLQAAYSVGDERGFGMHVGNCVSSDSFYNDRAELVSGLAEYGVYAVEMEAAALYTLAAKFGRKGLALLTISDHLLTGEETTALERQESFGDMVEMALETIVSVHGV, encoded by the coding sequence ATGAGCTTACATATCGGGGCTGAGCCCGGCCAGATCGCACCCTACGTCCTGATGCCCGGTGATCCGCTGCGCGCGAAGTGGATCGCTGAGACCTATCTCGAGGACGTCGATCAATACTCCGACATCCGCAACATGCTCGGGTTTACCGGCACCTACAAGGGGATCCGGATCTCCTCGCAAGGCTCCGGGATGGGCATGCCGTCGTTCTCGATCTACGCACACGAACTGTTCGCGGATTACGACGTACAGACGGTGATCCGGGTCGGCTCCGCCGGCGGTCTACGCGATGAGGTGAAGATCCGCGATGTCGTGCTCGCGCAGGCCGCGTGCACGGACTCGAATCTGAACCACCTGCGCTTCCACGGCGCGTCGTACGCACCGATCGCCGATTTCGAACTGTTGCAGGCGGCGTACTCCGTGGGCGACGAGCGCGGCTTCGGAATGCACGTCGGCAACTGCGTTTCCTCGGACTCGTTCTACAACGACCGCGCCGAGTTGGTAAGCGGTCTGGCCGAATATGGCGTGTACGCCGTCGAAATGGAGGCCGCCGCGCTGTACACCCTGGCGGCGAAGTTCGGCCGCAAGGGTCTGGCCCTGTTGACGATCTCCGATCATCTGCTGACCGGTGAAGAGACCACGGCGCTGGAGCGTCAGGAGTCCTTCGGCGACATGGTCGAAATGGCGCTGGAGACCATCGTCTCGGTACACGGCGTCTGA
- the rpsM gene encoding 30S ribosomal protein S13, whose translation MARISGVDLPREKRTVIALTYIYGVGRTSSEKALEATGVDGTTRVKDLTEQDLIKLREYIDNNLQVEGDLRREVQADIRRKMEIGCYQGIRHRRGLPVRGQRTRTNARTRKGPKKTISGKKKK comes from the coding sequence ATGGCACGCATTTCCGGCGTCGACCTGCCGCGCGAAAAGCGCACGGTCATCGCCCTCACGTACATCTACGGCGTCGGTCGCACGTCGTCCGAGAAGGCCCTCGAAGCCACGGGCGTCGACGGCACCACCCGCGTGAAGGACCTGACCGAACAGGACCTGATCAAGCTGCGCGAGTACATCGACAACAACCTGCAGGTCGAAGGTGACCTCCGCCGCGAGGTTCAGGCCGACATCCGTCGCAAGATGGAAATCGGCTGCTACCAGGGCATCCGTCACCGTCGTGGACTGCCGGTTCGCGGGCAGCGCACGCGCACGAACGCGCGCACCCGCAAGGGTCCGAAGAAGACCATCTCCGGCAAGAAGAAGAAGTAG
- a CDS encoding biotin/lipoyl-binding carrier protein: protein MTQRIVAEMTASVWKILVKEGQTVTEGQELLILESMKMEIPVSAEAEGAIAAIAVQEGDSVAQGDTLIDLT from the coding sequence ATGACGCAGAGAATTGTGGCCGAGATGACCGCTAGCGTATGGAAGATCCTGGTCAAGGAAGGGCAGACGGTCACCGAGGGCCAGGAGTTGTTGATCCTCGAGTCCATGAAGATGGAGATCCCGGTGAGCGCCGAAGCCGAAGGCGCTATTGCCGCGATCGCGGTCCAAGAAGGTGACTCCGTTGCTCAGGGCGACACCCTGATCGACCTGACCTAG
- the infA gene encoding translation initiation factor IF-1, protein MAKKDGAIEVEGKVVEPLPNAMFRVELENGHLVLAHISGKMRQHYIRILPEDRVVVELSPYDLTRGRIVYRYK, encoded by the coding sequence ATGGCGAAAAAAGACGGCGCGATCGAGGTCGAAGGCAAGGTAGTTGAACCACTCCCGAACGCGATGTTCCGCGTTGAGTTGGAGAACGGGCACCTAGTTCTTGCGCACATTTCGGGCAAGATGCGTCAGCACTACATCCGAATCCTCCCGGAGGATCGTGTGGTTGTGGAGCTCTCGCCGTACGACCTGACCCGCGGACGCATCGTCTACCGCTACAAGTAG
- the rpsD gene encoding 30S ribosomal protein S4, whose translation MARYTGPATRISRRLGVDLVGGDQSFERRPYPPGQHGRNRIKQSEYLTQLQEKQKAKYSYGVLEKQFRRYYEEAVRRQGKTGDNLLQILESRLDNVIYRSGIARTRRQARQLVSHGHFIVNGRKVNIPSFRVTPYDIIEVKPKSLSTDPFEIAKATMGERPVPAWLHVNPNTLQVLVHQLPERSQIEIPVAEHLIVELYSK comes from the coding sequence ATGGCACGTTACACAGGCCCCGCGACCCGCATTTCCCGTCGCCTCGGCGTCGATCTGGTCGGCGGCGACCAGTCGTTCGAGCGTCGTCCGTACCCCCCGGGTCAGCACGGTCGCAACCGCATCAAGCAGTCCGAGTACCTCACCCAGCTGCAGGAAAAGCAGAAGGCGAAGTACTCGTACGGCGTCCTGGAGAAGCAGTTCCGCCGCTACTACGAAGAGGCCGTTCGTCGCCAGGGCAAGACCGGTGACAACCTGCTGCAGATCCTCGAGTCGCGTCTGGACAACGTCATCTACCGCTCGGGTATCGCTCGTACCCGTCGGCAGGCCCGCCAACTCGTCTCGCACGGTCACTTCATCGTGAACGGCCGCAAGGTCAACATCCCGAGCTTCCGCGTGACTCCGTACGACATCATCGAGGTCAAGCCGAAGTCGCTGTCGACCGATCCGTTTGAGATCGCGAAGGCGACCATGGGCGAGCGTCCGGTTCCGGCGTGGCTGCACGTCAATCCGAACACTCTGCAGGTTCTGGTTCATCAGTTGCCGGAGCGTTCGCAGATCGAGATTCCGGTCGCCGAGCACCTCATCGTCGAGCTCTACTCGAAGTAA
- the rpmJ gene encoding 50S ribosomal protein L36, with translation MKVNPSVKKICDKCKVIRRHGRVMVICDNLRHKQRQG, from the coding sequence GTGAAGGTCAACCCCAGCGTCAAGAAGATCTGCGACAAGTGCAAGGTCATTCGTCGCCACGGCCGTGTCATGGTGATCTGCGACAACCTGCGCCACAAGCAGCGCCAGGGATAG
- the moaC gene encoding cyclic pyranopterin monophosphate synthase MoaC produces MAELSHVDGRGQARMVDVSAKEITAREATARAKLLTTPEVVALLRGDGVPKGDALAVARIAGIAAAKRTPDLIPLCHPIAIHSVKVELEVVDDGVEITTIVRTADRTGIEMEALTCAAVAGLNLVDMVKAVDPAAVIADVRVDQKLGGKTGEWNRP; encoded by the coding sequence ATGGCTGAGCTGAGCCACGTCGATGGTCGCGGTCAAGCGCGCATGGTCGACGTATCTGCCAAGGAAATCACCGCCCGCGAGGCGACCGCCCGCGCGAAACTGCTGACCACGCCCGAGGTGGTGGCGTTGCTACGCGGCGACGGTGTGCCAAAGGGCGATGCACTCGCGGTCGCGCGGATCGCCGGAATCGCCGCGGCGAAGCGCACGCCGGACCTGATCCCGCTGTGCCACCCCATCGCGATTCACTCGGTCAAGGTTGAGTTGGAGGTGGTGGACGACGGGGTGGAGATCACCACCATCGTGCGTACCGCCGATCGCACCGGTATCGAAATGGAAGCGCTCACCTGCGCCGCCGTCGCCGGGCTCAACCTGGTCGACATGGTGAAAGCGGTCGACCCGGCGGCGGTGATCGCCGACGTTCGGGTGGACCAAAAACTCGGCGGCAAGACCGGCGAATGGAACCGGCCGTGA
- the truA gene encoding tRNA pseudouridine(38-40) synthase TruA, producing the protein MPSNNLTQEPVTGHGGGLLAHSGQSLVRLRLDIAYDGTGFSGWAVQPERRTVCGVLQTTLAMILRQEVRLTVAGRTDAGVHASGQVAHLDLPAQVYADHSRMLVRRLAGLLPPDVRVLAIRVVPGEFDARFSGLSRSYEYRISDRPWGIDPLRRVGVVHWPRPLDTALMQAASDQLVGLHDFAAYCRRRPDATTIRTLQAFTWGRERDDTVLARVQADAFCHSMVRSLVGAMLAVGEGRKPIDWPSGLLALEERSSEVAVAAANGLTLVAVDYPPDDELAARNDITRNRRDAE; encoded by the coding sequence ATGCCGAGTAACAACCTCACCCAGGAGCCCGTCACCGGTCACGGTGGCGGGCTCCTGGCGCATTCCGGACAGTCGCTGGTGCGGCTGCGCCTGGACATCGCGTACGACGGAACCGGATTCTCCGGTTGGGCGGTGCAGCCCGAACGACGCACGGTGTGCGGCGTACTGCAGACGACGTTGGCGATGATCCTGCGCCAAGAGGTGCGCTTGACCGTGGCCGGGCGCACCGATGCGGGTGTGCACGCCAGCGGCCAAGTCGCACATCTGGACCTGCCTGCGCAGGTGTACGCCGATCACTCGCGAATGTTGGTGCGTCGGCTGGCCGGGCTGCTGCCTCCGGACGTGCGCGTATTGGCGATTCGTGTCGTGCCCGGTGAGTTCGATGCCCGGTTCTCCGGGCTGTCGCGCAGTTACGAGTACCGGATCTCGGACCGCCCGTGGGGGATTGACCCGCTGCGTCGGGTCGGCGTAGTGCATTGGCCACGTCCGTTGGATACCGCGCTCATGCAGGCCGCCTCGGATCAGTTAGTGGGACTGCACGATTTCGCGGCGTACTGCCGTCGCCGTCCCGACGCGACCACGATCCGTACCTTGCAGGCGTTTACCTGGGGTCGCGAACGCGACGATACGGTCCTCGCCCGCGTGCAGGCGGACGCATTTTGCCACTCCATGGTGCGCTCACTGGTCGGCGCCATGCTGGCGGTGGGCGAAGGTCGCAAGCCGATCGACTGGCCGTCGGGGCTGCTGGCGCTCGAGGAGCGTTCCAGCGAGGTCGCGGTTGCCGCGGCGAACGGACTGACATTGGTAGCCGTCGACTACCCGCCGGACGACGAACTCGCTGCCCGCAACGACATCACCCGTAACCGACGCGACGCCGAATAA
- the glp gene encoding gephyrin-like molybdotransferase Glp has product MPAELTSVDAYAATVRALLPPAAPADVPLADADGLTLAEDLLARVALPTFDNSAMDGYAVRHADLNANGPTTLPVSADIPAGRTENEPLRPGTAARIMTGAPVPDGADTIVQVELTDAAQTGALPDQVTISEPVAAGRHIRPKGEEADAGDVLLPAGTVLTPAALGLAAASGHPTVRAYRRPAVLVLSTGSELVSPGEQLRPGQIYESNSVTLVSALRRIGANARALNLVADDVPTFNERLRDAASEADLIITSGGVSAGAYEVVKEALTGSVEFTKVGMQPGMPQGSGHFEGTPIITLPGNPVSVFVSFEVFVRPALLAWMGLPDTERPGFVGTWAGAAQSSPAGKRQFLRGVCDIPTGQVEPVGTPPSHMLASLARANCLAVVGEDVEAIGPGDEVEIWLLDSAL; this is encoded by the coding sequence ATGCCAGCCGAACTCACCAGCGTCGATGCCTACGCCGCGACCGTCCGCGCCCTACTGCCGCCGGCCGCCCCGGCTGACGTACCCCTCGCGGACGCCGACGGACTCACGCTCGCCGAGGACCTCCTGGCGCGCGTCGCGTTGCCGACGTTCGACAACTCGGCGATGGACGGGTACGCCGTCCGGCACGCAGATCTGAACGCCAACGGCCCCACTACCCTGCCGGTCAGCGCGGACATCCCCGCCGGCCGAACCGAGAATGAACCGCTGCGACCCGGTACGGCCGCGCGGATCATGACCGGCGCGCCGGTCCCGGACGGCGCAGACACCATCGTTCAGGTCGAGTTGACCGATGCTGCGCAGACCGGCGCGCTCCCGGACCAAGTGACAATCAGCGAACCGGTGGCCGCCGGCCGACACATCCGCCCGAAGGGCGAGGAGGCGGACGCCGGCGACGTGCTGCTGCCCGCCGGCACCGTGTTGACCCCCGCGGCGCTCGGTCTCGCCGCCGCGAGCGGACACCCCACCGTGCGGGCGTATCGGCGTCCGGCAGTGCTGGTGCTCTCCACCGGCAGTGAACTCGTCTCGCCGGGCGAGCAGTTGCGGCCGGGGCAGATCTACGAATCCAACTCCGTCACCCTCGTCAGCGCGCTGCGGCGCATCGGCGCGAACGCCAGAGCACTGAACCTGGTCGCGGACGACGTACCGACCTTCAACGAGCGGCTGCGCGATGCCGCCTCGGAGGCCGATCTGATCATCACCAGCGGCGGCGTCAGCGCTGGTGCGTACGAAGTGGTGAAGGAAGCTCTCACCGGATCGGTCGAGTTCACGAAGGTCGGCATGCAGCCAGGGATGCCCCAAGGCAGCGGGCACTTCGAGGGCACGCCGATCATTACCCTTCCGGGTAACCCGGTCAGCGTGTTCGTGTCGTTCGAGGTATTCGTCCGCCCGGCGTTGCTGGCGTGGATGGGTCTGCCGGACACTGAGCGCCCCGGGTTCGTCGGCACCTGGGCCGGTGCCGCGCAGTCATCCCCCGCCGGCAAGCGCCAGTTCTTGCGCGGCGTATGCGATATCCCCACCGGTCAGGTCGAACCGGTTGGAACTCCCCCCTCGCACATGCTCGCCTCGCTGGCCCGCGCGAACTGCCTGGCCGTCGTCGGCGAGGACGTCGAGGCGATCGGCCCCGGCGACGAGGTCGAGATCTGGCTGCTGGATTCCGCGCTGTAG
- a CDS encoding CaiB/BaiF CoA transferase family protein, producing MNGSEPTSLEGIRVLELTHAIAGPQCGQILADHGADVIKIEPPNGEIARASYPRDETGESIYFSCHNRGKRSVVIDLKTESGLANFKQMVAVADIVLTNYTVDVPARLGWDYESLKALNPALIMVHVTGFGTTGTRRDMRALDGIIQAMSGIPYFSGTPDSGPTLAAAFIADHVAAYHAALAAMFALVRRQRSGVGAFVDLSMLQAFSASLAHEVQTSLTGKHPQRIGNRVASSFINTFDAKDGVVILSPIGEAKWAKLCRAIGHPELPASISYEQAIFERRDEAEKLVGQWCAVRSRDEIVEQLAAAGIPCGPVQSPSEYANAALADGTGTIVEVTSPNGRTFNVPGPVAPVGLSDSSRSRTVPRIGEHTAEVLAEFELTEAGI from the coding sequence ATGAATGGTTCCGAGCCCACCAGCCTGGAAGGCATCCGTGTTCTGGAACTCACGCACGCGATCGCCGGGCCACAATGCGGGCAGATCTTGGCTGACCACGGCGCGGACGTGATCAAGATCGAACCGCCGAACGGTGAGATCGCTCGCGCGTCTTACCCGCGGGACGAGACCGGCGAGAGCATCTATTTCAGTTGCCACAATCGCGGCAAACGCTCCGTCGTGATCGACTTGAAGACCGAGAGCGGCCTGGCCAACTTTAAACAGATGGTAGCTGTGGCGGACATCGTGCTCACGAATTACACGGTTGACGTACCTGCCCGACTCGGCTGGGATTATGAGTCGTTGAAGGCGCTAAACCCTGCGCTGATCATGGTGCACGTGACAGGCTTCGGCACGACAGGCACGCGACGAGACATGCGTGCGCTGGACGGCATCATCCAAGCTATGAGCGGTATCCCGTACTTCTCGGGTACGCCGGACTCAGGGCCGACTCTCGCGGCTGCGTTCATCGCCGACCACGTTGCCGCGTACCACGCCGCGCTCGCCGCGATGTTCGCGCTGGTTCGGCGGCAGCGCTCGGGAGTGGGTGCATTCGTTGATCTCAGCATGCTGCAGGCCTTCTCCGCGAGCCTGGCACACGAGGTCCAGACATCGCTGACCGGAAAACACCCGCAGCGCATCGGCAACCGAGTCGCTAGCTCCTTCATCAACACCTTCGACGCGAAGGACGGCGTCGTCATTCTGTCCCCGATCGGGGAGGCGAAGTGGGCCAAGTTGTGCCGCGCGATCGGCCATCCCGAGTTACCGGCGTCGATCTCCTATGAGCAGGCGATCTTCGAGCGTCGAGACGAAGCCGAGAAACTCGTCGGACAATGGTGCGCTGTCCGCTCCCGTGACGAGATCGTTGAGCAGTTGGCTGCTGCCGGGATCCCATGCGGACCGGTCCAATCGCCGTCGGAGTACGCCAACGCCGCGTTGGCGGATGGCACCGGCACGATCGTCGAGGTCACCTCACCCAACGGAAGGACCTTCAATGTTCCCGGGCCGGTCGCCCCGGTAGGGCTGAGTGACTCATCTCGGTCCCGCACCGTTCCGCGGATTGGCGAGCACACCGCCGAAGTACTTGCGGAGTTTGAGCTGACTGAGGCCGGGATCTAG
- the rpsK gene encoding 30S ribosomal protein S11, with product MPPKARAGAKKVRRKEKKNVAVGQAHIKSTFNNTIVSITDPTGAVISWASAGHVGFKGSRKSTPYAAQMAAENAARKAQDHGMKKVDVFVKGPGSGRETAIRSLTAAGLEVGTISDVTPQAHNGCRPKKRRRV from the coding sequence ATGCCTCCAAAAGCACGCGCGGGCGCGAAGAAGGTCCGTCGCAAGGAAAAGAAGAACGTTGCCGTCGGGCAGGCTCACATCAAGAGCACGTTCAACAACACGATCGTTTCGATCACCGACCCGACCGGTGCGGTGATCTCCTGGGCCTCGGCCGGTCACGTCGGCTTCAAGGGCTCGCGTAAGTCGACCCCGTACGCCGCTCAGATGGCTGCCGAGAACGCTGCCCGCAAGGCGCAGGACCACGGTATGAAGAAGGTCGACGTCTTCGTGAAGGGCCCGGGCTCGGGCCGCGAGACGGCGATCCGCTCGCTGACCGCTGCTGGTCTCGAGGTTGGGACCATCTCCGATGTCACCCCGCAGGCGCACAACGGCTGCCGTCCGAAGAAGCGTCGTCGCGTCTAA
- a CDS encoding DUF1707 SHOCT-like domain-containing protein codes for MSGPTNPHARPDDQVRVGHLEREEVVALLGESMSGGYLNLDEFEQRVTRAQDATNRGELRALLGDLPAATKATFGGQVSPGAQVAAGSALVPGEAVSQPWTAPVETVLEGSASATVTRRGRWRVTPHLTLTGSMATFKLDFGEADVPPQGVEIDVHASWSTIRLYLSPAMQLVSDDFVTNMWTTIKDKAREPTERPLVPISVRGRPSWSTVVVRRSKL; via the coding sequence GTGAGTGGCCCGACGAATCCGCATGCCCGTCCCGACGATCAGGTGCGCGTCGGGCATCTCGAGCGCGAAGAGGTCGTGGCGTTACTGGGTGAGAGCATGTCCGGCGGATACCTCAACCTCGACGAGTTTGAGCAGCGCGTGACCCGCGCGCAGGACGCGACGAATCGTGGCGAATTGCGCGCGCTGCTGGGGGACCTCCCCGCGGCCACGAAGGCGACCTTCGGTGGACAAGTTTCGCCGGGCGCTCAAGTTGCGGCCGGCTCTGCGCTCGTGCCAGGCGAGGCGGTGAGCCAGCCGTGGACGGCTCCCGTCGAGACCGTCCTGGAGGGATCTGCGAGCGCCACCGTTACCCGGCGCGGCCGTTGGCGCGTGACACCGCACCTGACGCTCACCGGGTCGATGGCGACCTTCAAACTTGACTTCGGCGAGGCTGACGTTCCGCCCCAGGGCGTCGAGATCGACGTGCACGCGTCCTGGAGCACCATTCGCCTGTATCTCTCGCCGGCGATGCAACTCGTCTCCGACGACTTCGTCACGAACATGTGGACGACTATTAAAGACAAGGCGCGCGAGCCTACCGAGCGACCCCTGGTGCCCATCAGCGTGCGTGGCCGACCCTCCTGGTCCACCGTTGTGGTGCGACGCTCGAAACTGTAG
- a CDS encoding MogA/MoaB family molybdenum cofactor biosynthesis protein — MTSLVGRALVLTASNRASAGVYEDTSGEFLERELRQLGLDVHRTVLPDDTDALADAMRRAAADGIDLVLTTGGTGLSPTDVTPEATATVIDRPAPGLAEAIRAYGAPSVPTAVLSRGIAGIAVRTLIVNLPGSKGGVKDGLAVLAPLLGHILSQLHGGDHPRP, encoded by the coding sequence GTGACGTCGTTAGTCGGTCGGGCGCTGGTGCTCACCGCCTCCAACCGCGCGAGCGCGGGCGTATATGAGGACACCAGCGGTGAGTTTCTCGAGCGCGAGTTGCGGCAACTCGGTCTCGACGTGCACCGCACGGTACTTCCCGATGACACAGACGCATTGGCTGACGCGATGCGCCGCGCCGCCGCGGACGGCATCGACCTGGTGCTGACCACCGGCGGCACCGGACTGAGCCCCACGGACGTCACGCCGGAGGCCACCGCGACGGTGATCGATCGGCCCGCGCCCGGACTGGCCGAGGCGATCCGGGCGTACGGCGCGCCGAGTGTGCCCACCGCGGTGCTTTCGCGCGGAATCGCCGGCATCGCCGTACGCACCCTGATCGTGAATCTGCCCGGCTCCAAGGGCGGGGTAAAAGACGGACTCGCCGTCCTGGCGCCACTACTCGGGCACATCCTCAGCCAACTCCACGGCGGCGACCACCCCCGCCCGTAA